A part of Primulina eburnea isolate SZY01 chromosome 10, ASM2296580v1, whole genome shotgun sequence genomic DNA contains:
- the LOC140803190 gene encoding alkylated DNA repair protein ALKBH6 homolog, with product MPHQDGPAYVPVVAILSLGSPVIMNFTPHQSFKNAGGMTGINNDTISESAPSHVNESLSEHRPFSVALMSRSLLIFKDAAYSDYLHGIEDSELQRYDEAINVNNALLGDGQIPAISDLKIVSSSSEYGGGTIIHRTGTRISLTCRVVLKVHKTLVKLKI from the exons ATG CCACACCAGGATGGACCTGCTTATGTACCTGTGGTGGCAATTTTGTCTCTTGGATCACCTGTTATTATGAACTTTACTCCCCATCAAAGTTTTAAAAATGCTGGAGGGATGACGGGCATCAATAATGATACAATTTCTGAATCAGCACCTTCGCATGTGAATGAATCATTGAGTGAACATCGTCCGTTTTCTGTAGCACTAATGTCGCGCAGCTTGCTGATATTTAAAGATGCGGCATACTCAG ATTACTTGCATGGCATAGAAGATAGTGAACTGCAGCGATATGACGAG GCTATCAATGTCAATAACGCTCTTCTAGGCGATGGACAAATTCCGGCCATCTCCGATTTGAAGATTGTAAGTAGCAGCAGCGAATATGGAGGAGGCACCATCATTCACAGGACTGGTACGAGAATTTCTCTGACGTGCCGAGTAGTGTTGAAAGTCCATAAAACTTTGGTAAAACTTAAGATATAG